Proteins from a genomic interval of Oryctolagus cuniculus chromosome 8, mOryCun1.1, whole genome shotgun sequence:
- the LOC127487127 gene encoding translation initiation factor IF-2, with product MQASLGAGAARRHLRTEAGARCGQRTADGCLRISLSAQHVIGPRLAESGGPAGGLAQGCGRPDSAVLSRRSAGAPGLLTPGRRRSGRRLPGRQRVALGFQVQAGAPQVHAAARPWLRPRVLSRFSLALQPPWSWGAGRAPEEVTALWPGAEEHAERQRPAAGRATAARIPQPGPGPALPPERAERPEPAVRAAPQRSCRPAPAPPAARRRPRGGAREPTRAGPGGNGRPRATANGRRRTLALAGPWGRSRCGPEGSWARPGHCVGPGPVRRGRVRGHAGPSPLPAQRRGRPVHGPRAGSLPGGARGGCAGRCRPEQVPAPAVGAGSRREAEAQVLLGPAGRRGLRVRPSCAAAVTGTPAVVLGPEHRARLPGRLHHPRRGSVPWRGPGQPRPTLGSISAGAGPPSAPSASLMEPAAPAGRGRIWGCGYLERTDDSMWIRRGYAGLGGCVWKADIVYVQVSGGTVRAAQLGHRDPASRALPCLPAAGPQGRPRCPSAQESRCTLGFQSQESKYCPRTGSFSLVRKIRKVLSLYCTLEWNFQGAKKQESAILLGSAVHTCLQ from the exons ATGCAGGCCAGTCTGGGAGCGGGGGCCGCTCGCCGCCATCTCAGAACAGAAGCTGGGGCGCGGTGCGGGCAGAGGACAGCTGATGGCTGCCTCCGCATCTCCTTATCCGCCCAGCACGTCATTGGCCCGCGGCTCGCTGAGTCCGGGGGTCCTGCTGGGGGCCTTGCACAGGGCTGTGGGCGCCCGGACAGCGCAGTCCTGAGCAGACGCTCAGCCGGGGCCCCGGGCCTGCTCACTCCAGGTCGTCGGAGGTCGGGGCGGCGCctccccgggaggcagcgggtcGCCCTCGGCTTCCAGGTCCAGGCTGGTGCTCCCCAGGTCCACGCTGCTGCTCGCCCGTGGCTGCGGCCGCGAGTCCTCTCCcgcttctctcttgctctccagCCGCCGTGGTCCTGGGGCGCCGGCCGGGCCCCGGAGGAGGTGACAGCGCTGT GGCCGGGAGCGGAGGAGCACGCAGAGCGGCAGCGGCCTGCGGCGGGCCGGGCGACAGCGGCCAGGATCCCGCAgccaggccccggccccgcgcTCCCTCCCGAGAGAGCAGAGCGGCCGGAGCCGGCGGTGCGCGCCGCCCCGCAGAGGAGCTGCAggccggccccggcccctcccgctGCGCGCCGGCGACCACGTGGGGGCGCCCGCGAGCCGACGCGAGCCGGTCCCGGGGGCAACGGGCGTCCCCGAGCGACCGCCAACGGACGGCGGCGGACGTTGGCCCTGGCGGGGCCCTGGGGACGGAGCCGCTGCGGCCCTGAGGGCTCCTGGGCTCGGCCGGGTCACTGCGTGGGTCCCGGGCCCGTGCGTCGTGGCCGTGTCCGGGGCCACGCAGGGCCGAGCCCGCTGCCCGCCCAGCGGCGGGGGCGCCCTGTGCATGGCCCCCGGGCCGGCTCGCTGCCTGGCGGAGCCCGCGGGGGCTGCGCTGGCCGGTGCCGCCCGGAGCAGGTGCCTGCCCCTGCTGTTGGGGCCGGGAGCCGCAGGGAGGCCGAGGCACAGGTGCTGCTGGGCCCTGCAGGGCGCCGCGGGCTCCGGGTGCGGCCGAGCTGCGCTGCCGCGGTCACAGGTACCCCCGCCGTGGTCCTGGGTCCTGAGCACCGGGCGCGGCTCCCTGGGCGCCTGCACCACCCCCGCCGAGGCTCGGTCCCTTGGCGTGGGCCTGGGCAGCCGCGGCCCACGCTGGGCTCCatctcagcaggtgcagggcccccatCAGCCCCGTCGGCCTCCCTGATGGAGCCTGCAGCCCCTGCTGGTCGTGGCCGCATTTGGGGATGCGGTTATCTTGAAAGAACGGATGATTCCATGTGGATAAGACGCGGTTACGCTGGTCTCGGGGGATGTGTCTGGAAAGCAGACATCGTTTACGTGCAAGTTAGTGGTGGCACAGTGAGAGCCGCACAGCTCGGTCACCGGGACCCTGCCAGCCGGGCCCTCCCATGTCTGCCTGCTGCTGGCCCTCAGGGTCGCCCTAGATGTCCCAGCGCCCAAGAGAGCAGGTGCACGCTTGGTTTTCAGAGCCAGGAAAGCAAGTATTGTCCACGAACTGGAAGCTTTAGCCTGGTAAGAAAGATCAGAAAAGTTCTCAGCCTG TATTGTACACTGGAGTGGAACTTCCAAGGGGCCAAGAAACAAGAATCTGCCATCCTGCTGGGAAGTGCAGTCCACACATGCCTGCAGTGA